In one Dama dama isolate Ldn47 chromosome 5, ASM3311817v1, whole genome shotgun sequence genomic region, the following are encoded:
- the PHOSPHO1 gene encoding phosphoethanolamine/phosphocholine phosphatase isoform X2 yields MSGCFPVAGLRCLSRDGGMAAQGSPRFLLTFDFDETIVDENSDDSIVRAAPGQRLPESLRATYREGFYNEYMQRVFQYLGDQGVRPRDLRVVYESIPLSPGMGELLQFVAKQGSCFEVILISDANTFGVESALRAAGHQGLFRRIFSNPSGPDARGLLALRPFHSHSCARCPANMCKHKVLSDYLRERAHDGVHFERLFYVGDGANDFCPMGLLAGGDVAFPRRGYPMHRLIQEAQKAEPSSFRASVVPWENATEVRLHLQQVLKTC; encoded by the exons ATGAGCGGGTGTTTTCCAGTTGCTGGCCTCCGATGCCTGTCTAGG GACGGCGGGATGGCTGCGCAGGGCTCGCCGCGCTTCCTTCTGACCTTCGACTTTGATGAGACTATCGTGGACGAAAACAGCGACGACTCGATCGTGCGCGCGGCGCCGGGCCAGCGGCTCCCGGAGAGCCTGCGTGCCACCTACCGCGAGGGCTTCTACAATGAGTACATGCAGCGCGTCTTCCAGTACCTGGGCGACCAGGGCGTGCGGCCGCGAGACCTGCGCGTGGTCTACGAGTCCATCCCGCTGTCGCCCGGCATGGGCGAACTGCTGCAGTTTGTGGCCAAGCAGGGTTCCTGCTTTGAGGTTATTCTCATCTCAGACGCCAACACCTTTGGCGTGGAGAGCGCGCTGCGCGCCGCCGGCCACCAAGGCCTGTTCCGCCGCATCTTCAGCAACCCTTCCGGGCCCGACGCTCGGGGGCTGCTGGCGCTGCGGCCCTTCCACTCACACAGCTGCGCGCGCTGCCCCGCCAACATGTGCAAGCACAAGGTGCTCAGCGACTACCTGCGCGAGCGGGCCCACGACGGCGTGCACTTCGAGCGCCTTTTCTACGTGGGCGACGGCGCCAACGACTTCTGTCCCATGGGGCTGCTGGCCGGTGGCGATGTGGCCTTCCCTCGCCGCGGCTACCCCATGCACCGCCTTATCCAGGAGGCACAGAAGGCTGAGCCCAGCTCCTTCCGCGCCAGCGTGGTACCCTGGGAAAATGCCACCGAAGTGCGCCTCCATCTGCAACAGGTGCTGAAGACGTGCTGA
- the PHOSPHO1 gene encoding phosphoethanolamine/phosphocholine phosphatase isoform X1: protein MCQHLWPWPANLPLPGRLLPRPLSLAPSSSCSSPPCSQDGGMAAQGSPRFLLTFDFDETIVDENSDDSIVRAAPGQRLPESLRATYREGFYNEYMQRVFQYLGDQGVRPRDLRVVYESIPLSPGMGELLQFVAKQGSCFEVILISDANTFGVESALRAAGHQGLFRRIFSNPSGPDARGLLALRPFHSHSCARCPANMCKHKVLSDYLRERAHDGVHFERLFYVGDGANDFCPMGLLAGGDVAFPRRGYPMHRLIQEAQKAEPSSFRASVVPWENATEVRLHLQQVLKTC from the coding sequence ATGTGCCAGCATCTCTGGCCGTGGCCCGCTAACCTGCCTCTCCCGGGCCGGCTCCTGCCGCGCCCCCTCTCGcttgctccctcctcctcctgctcctctcccCCCTGCTCCCAGGACGGCGGGATGGCTGCGCAGGGCTCGCCGCGCTTCCTTCTGACCTTCGACTTTGATGAGACTATCGTGGACGAAAACAGCGACGACTCGATCGTGCGCGCGGCGCCGGGCCAGCGGCTCCCGGAGAGCCTGCGTGCCACCTACCGCGAGGGCTTCTACAATGAGTACATGCAGCGCGTCTTCCAGTACCTGGGCGACCAGGGCGTGCGGCCGCGAGACCTGCGCGTGGTCTACGAGTCCATCCCGCTGTCGCCCGGCATGGGCGAACTGCTGCAGTTTGTGGCCAAGCAGGGTTCCTGCTTTGAGGTTATTCTCATCTCAGACGCCAACACCTTTGGCGTGGAGAGCGCGCTGCGCGCCGCCGGCCACCAAGGCCTGTTCCGCCGCATCTTCAGCAACCCTTCCGGGCCCGACGCTCGGGGGCTGCTGGCGCTGCGGCCCTTCCACTCACACAGCTGCGCGCGCTGCCCCGCCAACATGTGCAAGCACAAGGTGCTCAGCGACTACCTGCGCGAGCGGGCCCACGACGGCGTGCACTTCGAGCGCCTTTTCTACGTGGGCGACGGCGCCAACGACTTCTGTCCCATGGGGCTGCTGGCCGGTGGCGATGTGGCCTTCCCTCGCCGCGGCTACCCCATGCACCGCCTTATCCAGGAGGCACAGAAGGCTGAGCCCAGCTCCTTCCGCGCCAGCGTGGTACCCTGGGAAAATGCCACCGAAGTGCGCCTCCATCTGCAACAGGTGCTGAAGACGTGCTGA
- the PHOSPHO1 gene encoding phosphoethanolamine/phosphocholine phosphatase isoform X3, with amino-acid sequence MAAQGSPRFLLTFDFDETIVDENSDDSIVRAAPGQRLPESLRATYREGFYNEYMQRVFQYLGDQGVRPRDLRVVYESIPLSPGMGELLQFVAKQGSCFEVILISDANTFGVESALRAAGHQGLFRRIFSNPSGPDARGLLALRPFHSHSCARCPANMCKHKVLSDYLRERAHDGVHFERLFYVGDGANDFCPMGLLAGGDVAFPRRGYPMHRLIQEAQKAEPSSFRASVVPWENATEVRLHLQQVLKTC; translated from the coding sequence ATGGCTGCGCAGGGCTCGCCGCGCTTCCTTCTGACCTTCGACTTTGATGAGACTATCGTGGACGAAAACAGCGACGACTCGATCGTGCGCGCGGCGCCGGGCCAGCGGCTCCCGGAGAGCCTGCGTGCCACCTACCGCGAGGGCTTCTACAATGAGTACATGCAGCGCGTCTTCCAGTACCTGGGCGACCAGGGCGTGCGGCCGCGAGACCTGCGCGTGGTCTACGAGTCCATCCCGCTGTCGCCCGGCATGGGCGAACTGCTGCAGTTTGTGGCCAAGCAGGGTTCCTGCTTTGAGGTTATTCTCATCTCAGACGCCAACACCTTTGGCGTGGAGAGCGCGCTGCGCGCCGCCGGCCACCAAGGCCTGTTCCGCCGCATCTTCAGCAACCCTTCCGGGCCCGACGCTCGGGGGCTGCTGGCGCTGCGGCCCTTCCACTCACACAGCTGCGCGCGCTGCCCCGCCAACATGTGCAAGCACAAGGTGCTCAGCGACTACCTGCGCGAGCGGGCCCACGACGGCGTGCACTTCGAGCGCCTTTTCTACGTGGGCGACGGCGCCAACGACTTCTGTCCCATGGGGCTGCTGGCCGGTGGCGATGTGGCCTTCCCTCGCCGCGGCTACCCCATGCACCGCCTTATCCAGGAGGCACAGAAGGCTGAGCCCAGCTCCTTCCGCGCCAGCGTGGTACCCTGGGAAAATGCCACCGAAGTGCGCCTCCATCTGCAACAGGTGCTGAAGACGTGCTGA
- the ABI3 gene encoding ABI gene family member 3 — translation MAELQQLQEFEIPTGREALRGNHSSLLRVADYCEDNYVQATDKRKALEETMAFTTQALASVAYQVGNLAGHTLRMLDLQAAALRQVEARVSTLGQMVNMHMEKVARREIGTLATVQRLPPGQKIIAPESLPHLTPYYRRPLNFSCLDDIGHGIKDLSKQLSRTGTLSRKSIKAPATPASATLGRAPRIPEPVQPPVVPDGRLSAASSASSLASAGSAEGVGGVSMTKGQAAPPPPLAAPDFFPLPPSLEKLPLPPPAPELPMPLDLPPPPPLDIEDLELPPPPPPGFGSEEPSWVPDAYLEKVVTLYPYTRQKDNELSFSEGTVICITRRYSDGWCEGVCSEGSGFFPGNYVEPIS, via the exons ATGGCGGAGCTACAGCAGCTGCAGGAGTTTGAGATCCCCACGGGCCGGGAGGCCCTGAGGGGCAACCACAGCTCCCTGCTGCGAGTCGCAGACTACTGCGAGGACAACTACGTGCAG GCCACCGACAAGCGAAAAGCGCTGGAGGAGACCATGGCTTTCACCACCCAGGCCCTGGCCAGCGTGGCCTACCAGGTGGGCAACCTGGCTGGACACACCCTGCGTATGCTGGACCTTCAGGCGGCTGCCCTGCGGCAGGTGGAAGCCCGCGTGAGCACACTGGGCCAG ATGGTGAACATGCATATGGAGAAAGTGGCCCGAAGGGAGATCGGCACCTTAGCCACTGTCCAGCGGCTGCCCCCCGGCCAGAAAATCATCGCCCCTGAGAGCCTGCCTCACCTCACGCCCTACTACAGGAGACCCCTCAACTTCAGTTGCCTGGATGACATTGGCCATGGGATCAAG GATCTGAGCAAGCAGCTGTCGCGGACCGGGACCTTGTCTCGTAAGAGCATCAAGGCGCCTGCTACTCCTGCCTCCGCCACCCTAGG GAGAGCGCCCCGGATCCCCGAGCCCGTGCAGCCCCCCGTGGTGCCCGACGGCAGACTCTCCGCggcctcctctgcctcctccctggcCTCGGCTGG CAGCGCCGAAGGTGTCGGTGGGGTCTCCatgaccaaggggcaggcagcccccccacccccccttgcTGCCCCTGACTTCTTCCCGCTACCTCCTTCGTTGGAGAAACTGCCTCTGCCCCCACCGG CCCCAGAGCTGCCCATGCCCCTCGacctgccccctcctccacccctggaTATAGAGGATCTGGAGctgccacctccacccccaccggGCTTTGGGTCCGAAGAGCCCAGCTGGGTCCCTGATGCATACTTGGAGAAAG TGGTGACACTGTACCCATACACCCGCCAGAAGGACAACGAGCTCTCCTTCTCTGAGGGCACAGTTATCTGCATCACCCGCCGCTACTCTGATGGATGGTGTGAGGGTGTCTGCTCCGAGGGGTCTGGATTCTTCCCTGGGAACTATGTGGAGCCCATCAGCTGA
- the GNGT2 gene encoding guanine nucleotide-binding protein G(I)/G(S)/G(O) subunit gamma-T2 has translation MAQELSEKELLKMEVEQLKKEVKNPRALISKTGKEIKDYVEAEAGNDPLLKGIPEDKNPFKEKGGCMIS, from the exons ATGGCCCAGGAGCTCAGCGAGAAGGAGCTCTTAAAGATGGAGGTAGAGCAGCTGAAGAAGGAAGTGAAGAATCCAAGAGCTCTG ATTTccaaaacaggaaaggaaatcaAGGATTATGTGGAGGCCGAAGCAGGAAACGACCCTCTTCTTAAAGGCATCCCTGAGGACAAGAATCCCTTCAAGGAAAAAGGCGGTTGTATGATAAGCTGA